The Amyelois transitella isolate CPQ chromosome Z, ilAmyTran1.1, whole genome shotgun sequence genome contains a region encoding:
- the LOC132903966 gene encoding uncharacterized protein LOC132903966 gives MRCARLRLQERPCTKPDLQREKEVKARRYCQRRMVDPGHEEDPRWMDVFDRYHCKKSFDQGDTTDIGSIVNTDHHDICLTVQNLKFLGEEQDVKRPRTSFKYRLLTDNKRHRMFTKQVVENIEPADDFSQLTSYYFDDYVKYILNNDRSRPSSSKSSVFFKTFNEIGKENKAVQVENKPKKEIKKTNIPEKVTVKPNVDVAKKNESNIKEDNIDDAKVLFTKSGKRKSLTISRVPSPETVQVIRVDVVCNYSTSSSLSEYEDKKLNDVDAKLDKIEDLNLKGPHFSNKYLLTNTVKSLDENVPGGAKVTLLCKTFKLSDRLKLLSDRKKAKAKKDGKKLRK, from the exons ATGAGGTGTGCTCGATTGCGTTTGCAAGAACGTCCTTGCACAAAGCCTGACCTCCAGCGGGAGAAGGAAGTCAAGGCGAGGAGGTACTGCCAGCGGAGGATGGTGGACCCTGGACACGAAGAGGATCCTAGGTGGATGGACGTGTTTGATAG ATACCACTGCAAGAAGAGTTTCGACCAAGGAGATACTACGGATATTGGAAGCATCGTAAATACAGACCATCATGACATTTGCCTAACAGTTCAAAACCTTAAGTTTCTTGGAGAGGAACAAGATGTCAAAAGACCACGTACAAGTTTCAAATACAGACTACTAACAGATAATAAAAGACATAGAATGTTCACTAAACAAGTcgttgaaaatattgaaccGGCTGATGATTTCTCCCAACTGACATCCTATTATTTCGATGATTATGTcaaatatatacttaacaaTGACCGCTCGAGACCGTCGTCAAGTAAATCTAGtgttttctttaaaactttCAACGAAATCggcaaagaaaataaagctGTGCAAGTTGAGAATAAACCtaagaaagaaattaaaaaaactaacattcCAGAGAAGGTTACGGTAAAACCGAATGTAGATGTTGCTAAAAAGAATGAGAGTAACATTAAAGAAGATAATATAGATGATGCAAAAGTATTATTCACTAAATCTGGTAAACGTAAAAGCCTAACTATATCCAGGGTGCCCAGCCCAGAAACTGTTCAAGTGATAAGAGTAGATGTAGTTTGCAACTACAGTACAAGTTCATCACTATCTGAATATGAAGACAAGAAATTGAATGATGTTGATGCAAAGCTTGATAAAATAGAAGATCTAAACTTGAAAGGCCCTCATTTCTCGAATAAGTACCTTCTTACGAACACAGTGAAAAGTTTGGACGAAAACGTGCCAGGAGGCGCAAAAGTAACCTTACTTTGCAAAACTTTCAAATTGTCCGATAGACTTAAGCTTTTGTCGGATAGAAAAAAGGCTAAAGCTAAGAAAGACGGGAAGAAACTTCGCAAGTAA